The Malus domestica chromosome 10, GDT2T_hap1 genome contains a region encoding:
- the LOC114827788 gene encoding putative cyclin-D6-1 isoform X1, whose translation MRSFSFPSSLLVSSNFCSNVLSLTSSFTPHNLQTQTTSLIQNKINQEAEMDYEFDLQEHNSDTIPDLFASENYHMPSQNFLNSSKHTDFYFTFRLKAISRFLQVQYSCSLDSFIPYLAINYLDRFVSKCDIPQGKPWVSRLVEVSCLSLAAKMKNTPFSYFDFQRGEGFVFDVQTVRKMELLILNTLDWRMRSITPFSFLHFFLSSLDLNDRPFTQALRNRASDIIFNAHNEIKFVEFKPSIIAAAAVLSTCHELLPPKFPPFQASLSSFQYVNKFLFQESLIKCFNFMQEMVENERLDTMSCTRTPVSVLDHRLTIFQSENTISNVATTTTYTSVSLAAEKRDSKRRRLTGTFCSENMYKLSHHVQQC comes from the exons ATGCGAAGCTTCTCTTTCCCATCATCATTATTAGTCTCTTCAAATTTCTGCTCCAACGTCCTCTCCTTGACCTCCTCTTTCACTCCTCACAACCTACAAACACAAACAACTTCActaatccagaacaaaatcaacCAAGAAGCAGAAATGGATTATGAGTTTGATCTTCAAGAACACAACTCCGATACAATCCCAGATCTCTTTGCCTCAGAAAATTATCACATGCCCTCCCAAAACTTCCTAAACAGCTCAAAACACACTGATTTCTACTTTACTTTTCGCCTCAAAGCCATTTCTCGGTTTTTACAG GTTCAGTATTCTTGCAGCCTTGACTCTTTCATACCTTACCTTGCCATTAACTACCTGGATCGATTCGTATCGAAGTGCGATATTCCG CAAGGAAAGCCTTGGGTCTCAAGGCTTGTGGAAGTATCTTGTCTATCTCTAGCTGCAAAGATGAAGAACACACCCTTCTCCTACTTTGATTTTCAG AGAGGGGAAGGTTTCGTCTTCGATGTGCAAACGGTTCGTAAAATGGAGCTTCTCATTCTCAACACTCTAGATTGGCGGATGAGATCGAtaactcctttttcttttctgcatTTCTTCTTGTCTTCGCTGGACTTAAACGATCGGCCATTTACACAAGCTCTTAGAAATCGAGCTTCGGATATCATCTTCAATGCCCATAATG aaattaaatttgtagagtTTAAGCCATCAATAATTGCAGCAGCAGCTGTCCTATCTACATGCCATGAGCTGCTCCCACCGAAGTTCCCTCCTTTTCAAGCTTCACTATCATCTTTCCAATACGTAAATAAA tttttatttcAGGAGAGTTTGATCAAATGCTTCAATTTTATGCAAGAAATGGTAGAGAATGAAAGGTTGGATACTATGTCCTGCACAAGAACCCCAGTGAGCGTTCTCGACCATCGCCTCACTATATTTCAAAGTGAGAACACCATTAGCAACGTGGCGACCACCACCACATATACTTCTGTTTCTTTGGCAGCAGAGAAGAGAGACAGCAAAAGGCGTAGATTAACTGGTACTTTCTGCAGTGAAAATATGTACAAGCTTTCTCATCATGTTCAACAGTGCTGA
- the LOC114827788 gene encoding putative cyclin-D6-1 isoform X2 yields MRSFSFPSSLLVSSNFCSNVLSLTSSFTPHNLQTQTTSLIQNKINQEAEMDYEFDLQEHNSDTIPDLFASENYHMPSQNFLNSSKHTDFYFTFRLKAISRFLQVQYSCSLDSFIPYLAINYLDRFVSKCDIPQGKPWVSRLVEVSCLSLAAKMKNTPFSYFDFQRGEGFVFDVQTVRKMELLILNTLDWRMRSITPFSFLHFFLSSLDLNDRPFTQALRNRASDIIFNAHNEIKFVEFKPSIIAAAAVLSTCHELLPPKFPPFQASLSSFQYVNKESLIKCFNFMQEMVENERLDTMSCTRTPVSVLDHRLTIFQSENTISNVATTTTYTSVSLAAEKRDSKRRRLTGTFCSENMYKLSHHVQQC; encoded by the exons ATGCGAAGCTTCTCTTTCCCATCATCATTATTAGTCTCTTCAAATTTCTGCTCCAACGTCCTCTCCTTGACCTCCTCTTTCACTCCTCACAACCTACAAACACAAACAACTTCActaatccagaacaaaatcaacCAAGAAGCAGAAATGGATTATGAGTTTGATCTTCAAGAACACAACTCCGATACAATCCCAGATCTCTTTGCCTCAGAAAATTATCACATGCCCTCCCAAAACTTCCTAAACAGCTCAAAACACACTGATTTCTACTTTACTTTTCGCCTCAAAGCCATTTCTCGGTTTTTACAG GTTCAGTATTCTTGCAGCCTTGACTCTTTCATACCTTACCTTGCCATTAACTACCTGGATCGATTCGTATCGAAGTGCGATATTCCG CAAGGAAAGCCTTGGGTCTCAAGGCTTGTGGAAGTATCTTGTCTATCTCTAGCTGCAAAGATGAAGAACACACCCTTCTCCTACTTTGATTTTCAG AGAGGGGAAGGTTTCGTCTTCGATGTGCAAACGGTTCGTAAAATGGAGCTTCTCATTCTCAACACTCTAGATTGGCGGATGAGATCGAtaactcctttttcttttctgcatTTCTTCTTGTCTTCGCTGGACTTAAACGATCGGCCATTTACACAAGCTCTTAGAAATCGAGCTTCGGATATCATCTTCAATGCCCATAATG aaattaaatttgtagagtTTAAGCCATCAATAATTGCAGCAGCAGCTGTCCTATCTACATGCCATGAGCTGCTCCCACCGAAGTTCCCTCCTTTTCAAGCTTCACTATCATCTTTCCAATACGTAAATAAA GAGAGTTTGATCAAATGCTTCAATTTTATGCAAGAAATGGTAGAGAATGAAAGGTTGGATACTATGTCCTGCACAAGAACCCCAGTGAGCGTTCTCGACCATCGCCTCACTATATTTCAAAGTGAGAACACCATTAGCAACGTGGCGACCACCACCACATATACTTCTGTTTCTTTGGCAGCAGAGAAGAGAGACAGCAAAAGGCGTAGATTAACTGGTACTTTCTGCAGTGAAAATATGTACAAGCTTTCTCATCATGTTCAACAGTGCTGA
- the LOC114827788 gene encoding putative cyclin-D6-1 isoform X3 — protein MRSFSFPSSLLVSSNFCSNVLSLTSSFTPHNLQTQTTSLIQNKINQEAEMDYEFDLQEHNSDTIPDLFASENYHMPSQNFLNSSKHTDFYFTFRLKAISRFLQVQYSCSLDSFIPYLAINYLDRFVSKCDIPQGKPWVSRLVEVSCLSLAAKMKNTPFSYFDFQRGEGFVFDVQTVRKMELLILNTLDWRMRSITPFSFLHFFLSSLDLNDRPFTQALRNRASDIIFNAHNAAAVLSTCHELLPPKFPPFQASLSSFQYVNKFLFQESLIKCFNFMQEMVENERLDTMSCTRTPVSVLDHRLTIFQSENTISNVATTTTYTSVSLAAEKRDSKRRRLTGTFCSENMYKLSHHVQQC, from the exons ATGCGAAGCTTCTCTTTCCCATCATCATTATTAGTCTCTTCAAATTTCTGCTCCAACGTCCTCTCCTTGACCTCCTCTTTCACTCCTCACAACCTACAAACACAAACAACTTCActaatccagaacaaaatcaacCAAGAAGCAGAAATGGATTATGAGTTTGATCTTCAAGAACACAACTCCGATACAATCCCAGATCTCTTTGCCTCAGAAAATTATCACATGCCCTCCCAAAACTTCCTAAACAGCTCAAAACACACTGATTTCTACTTTACTTTTCGCCTCAAAGCCATTTCTCGGTTTTTACAG GTTCAGTATTCTTGCAGCCTTGACTCTTTCATACCTTACCTTGCCATTAACTACCTGGATCGATTCGTATCGAAGTGCGATATTCCG CAAGGAAAGCCTTGGGTCTCAAGGCTTGTGGAAGTATCTTGTCTATCTCTAGCTGCAAAGATGAAGAACACACCCTTCTCCTACTTTGATTTTCAG AGAGGGGAAGGTTTCGTCTTCGATGTGCAAACGGTTCGTAAAATGGAGCTTCTCATTCTCAACACTCTAGATTGGCGGATGAGATCGAtaactcctttttcttttctgcatTTCTTCTTGTCTTCGCTGGACTTAAACGATCGGCCATTTACACAAGCTCTTAGAAATCGAGCTTCGGATATCATCTTCAATGCCCATAATG CAGCAGCTGTCCTATCTACATGCCATGAGCTGCTCCCACCGAAGTTCCCTCCTTTTCAAGCTTCACTATCATCTTTCCAATACGTAAATAAA tttttatttcAGGAGAGTTTGATCAAATGCTTCAATTTTATGCAAGAAATGGTAGAGAATGAAAGGTTGGATACTATGTCCTGCACAAGAACCCCAGTGAGCGTTCTCGACCATCGCCTCACTATATTTCAAAGTGAGAACACCATTAGCAACGTGGCGACCACCACCACATATACTTCTGTTTCTTTGGCAGCAGAGAAGAGAGACAGCAAAAGGCGTAGATTAACTGGTACTTTCTGCAGTGAAAATATGTACAAGCTTTCTCATCATGTTCAACAGTGCTGA
- the LOC114827788 gene encoding putative cyclin-D6-1 isoform X4, with protein MRSFSFPSSLLVSSNFCSNVLSLTSSFTPHNLQTQTTSLIQNKINQEAEMDYEFDLQEHNSDTIPDLFASENYHMPSQNFLNSSKHTDFYFTFRLKAISRFLQVQYSCSLDSFIPYLAINYLDRFVSKCDIPQGKPWVSRLVEVSCLSLAAKMKNTPFSYFDFQRGEGFVFDVQTVRKMELLILNTLDWRMRSITPFSFLHFFLSSLDLNDRPFTQALRNRASDIIFNAHNAAAVLSTCHELLPPKFPPFQASLSSFQYVNKESLIKCFNFMQEMVENERLDTMSCTRTPVSVLDHRLTIFQSENTISNVATTTTYTSVSLAAEKRDSKRRRLTGTFCSENMYKLSHHVQQC; from the exons ATGCGAAGCTTCTCTTTCCCATCATCATTATTAGTCTCTTCAAATTTCTGCTCCAACGTCCTCTCCTTGACCTCCTCTTTCACTCCTCACAACCTACAAACACAAACAACTTCActaatccagaacaaaatcaacCAAGAAGCAGAAATGGATTATGAGTTTGATCTTCAAGAACACAACTCCGATACAATCCCAGATCTCTTTGCCTCAGAAAATTATCACATGCCCTCCCAAAACTTCCTAAACAGCTCAAAACACACTGATTTCTACTTTACTTTTCGCCTCAAAGCCATTTCTCGGTTTTTACAG GTTCAGTATTCTTGCAGCCTTGACTCTTTCATACCTTACCTTGCCATTAACTACCTGGATCGATTCGTATCGAAGTGCGATATTCCG CAAGGAAAGCCTTGGGTCTCAAGGCTTGTGGAAGTATCTTGTCTATCTCTAGCTGCAAAGATGAAGAACACACCCTTCTCCTACTTTGATTTTCAG AGAGGGGAAGGTTTCGTCTTCGATGTGCAAACGGTTCGTAAAATGGAGCTTCTCATTCTCAACACTCTAGATTGGCGGATGAGATCGAtaactcctttttcttttctgcatTTCTTCTTGTCTTCGCTGGACTTAAACGATCGGCCATTTACACAAGCTCTTAGAAATCGAGCTTCGGATATCATCTTCAATGCCCATAATG CAGCAGCTGTCCTATCTACATGCCATGAGCTGCTCCCACCGAAGTTCCCTCCTTTTCAAGCTTCACTATCATCTTTCCAATACGTAAATAAA GAGAGTTTGATCAAATGCTTCAATTTTATGCAAGAAATGGTAGAGAATGAAAGGTTGGATACTATGTCCTGCACAAGAACCCCAGTGAGCGTTCTCGACCATCGCCTCACTATATTTCAAAGTGAGAACACCATTAGCAACGTGGCGACCACCACCACATATACTTCTGTTTCTTTGGCAGCAGAGAAGAGAGACAGCAAAAGGCGTAGATTAACTGGTACTTTCTGCAGTGAAAATATGTACAAGCTTTCTCATCATGTTCAACAGTGCTGA